From Homalodisca vitripennis isolate AUS2020 chromosome 1, UT_GWSS_2.1, whole genome shotgun sequence, the proteins below share one genomic window:
- the LOC124358012 gene encoding actin-related protein 3 codes for MERFLKQCIFKYLRAEPEDHYFLLTEPPLNTPENREYTAEIMFETFNVPGLYIAVQAVLALAASWMSRSIEERTLTGIVVDSGDGVTHVIPVAEGYVIGSCIKHIPIAGRNITSFIQSLLREREVGIPPEQSLETAKAIKERFCYICPDIAKEFAKYDSDPSKSIKKYEGINAVTKKPFSVDVGYERFLGPEIFFHPEFSNPDFTLPISDIVDNVIQNCPIDVRRPLYNNIVLSGGSTMFRDFGRRLQRDIKRVVDARLRDSEALSGGHIKPKKIDVQVISHHMQRYAVWFGGSMLASTPDFYQVCHTKKNYDEYGPSICRYNPVFGTMT; via the exons ATGGAGCGCTTCCTCAAGCAgtgtattttcaaatatctacGAGCTGAGCCAGAAGATCACTACTTCCTGCTCACAGAGCCTCCTCTCAACACTCCTGAGAACCGAGAATATACTGCAG AGATAATGTTTGAAACATTCAACGTGCCAGGACTGTACATAGCCGTACAAGCCGTGCTAGCTCTGGCAGCTTCCTGGATGTCCCGCTCTATAGAGGAGCGGACTCTCACCGGCATCGTGGTAGACAGTGGAGACGGAGTCACTCACGTCATACCTGTG GCAGAGGGCTATGTCATTGGAAGTTGCATCAAACATATTCCGATTGCTGGACGCAACATAACGTCTTTCATCCAATCGCTGCTGAGAGAGCGAGAAGTAGGCATCCCTCCCGAGCAGAGTCTGGAAACTGCCAAGGCGATCAAGGAGAGATTCTGCTACATTTGTCCAGATATTGCCAAAGAGTTCGCCAAGTACGATTCAGATCCTTCTAAATCTATCAAGAAATATGAAGGCATCAATGCAGTAACCAAAAAGCCATTTTCAGTAGATGTGGGATATGAGCGATTTCTTGGACCGGAAATCTTCTTCCATCCTGAg TTCTCAAACCCAGACTTCACTCTGCCGATATCCGACATAGTCGACAACGTCATTCAGAATTGTCCGATTGATGTCCGGCGGCCGTTGTACAACAACATCGTTCTGTCCGGAGGTTCTACGATGTTCCGAGACTTTGGACGGAGGCTCCAGAGAGACATCAAACGGGTAGTTGATGCTCGACTTCGGGACTCTGAAGCTCTCTCGGGAGGACACATCAAG CCGAAGAAGATTGATGTTCAAGTGATTTCCCACCACATGCAACGCTACGCGGTTTGGTTTGGTGGAAGCATGCTGGCCTCTACG CCTGATTTCTACCAGGTCTGCCACACAAAGAAGAACTACGACGAGTACGGGCCGAGTATATGTCGTTACAACCCAGTATTCGGTACTATGACATAa